The Duganella sp. BuS-21 sequence GTCCAGCAGCGAGAACAACTTCTCCATGTCGGCCAGGCTTTGCTTGATCTCGCGATAGATCACGCCGAGGAAGTTGAGCGGGATATACAGCTGGATCATGAAGGCGTTCACCAGCACCAGATCGCCCAGGGTCATCTTGCCGTCGATGACGCCGACCGTGGCGCGCCACAGTATCAACGTCACGGCCACCGCGATGATCATCGACTGCCCGGTGTTCAGCAGCGACAGCGAGGTCTGCGATTTGACGGCGGCGCTTTCGTAGCGCTGCAGGCCTTCGTCGTAGCGTTTGGCTTCGTATTCCTCGTTGCCGAAGTACTTCACCGTTTCGTAGTTGATGAGCGAGTCGATGGCCTTGGTATTGGCCTTCGAATCCAGCTCGTTCATGGTGCGGCGGAAGTGCGTGCGCCAGTTGGTGATGATGATGGTGAAGCTGATGTACGACACCAGCGCCACCGCAGTGATCACCGTGAACCAGATGTCATAGTGCGTGACGAGGTAGCCCAGCACCAGCGTGATCTCCACCAGCGTCGGCAGGATGTTGAACAGCGTGTACGAGATCAGCGAGCCCACCGCACGCGTGCCGCGTTCGATATCGCGCGTCATGCCGCCGGTCTGGCGGTTCAGGTGGAAGCGCAGCGACAGCGCGTGCAAATGGCGGAACACCTGCAGCGCGATGGTCCGTACCGCGCGCTGCGTCACGCGCGCGAACAGGAATTCGCGCAACTCGGTGAACAGCGTGGTCGAGACGCGCAGGATGCCGTAGGCGACCAGCGCGCCGAGCGGCAACACCAGCAAGGCTTGCGGGTGCGAGGGCGAAATGGTCAGCGAATCGATGAGTTTCTTCATCACGACCGGCACGCCGACGTTGGCCAGCTTGGCGCCAACCAGGCAACACAGCGCCAGCGCGACGCGCCATTTGTAGACCCACAAATAAGGGATGAGTGTTTTCAGGGTGGCGGCATCGCTGCGCGGCGGGGCTGCGTTGCTGGCGGCGGGGCTGGCGGGGGCGGGCGGGGAATCGGCGTAACGGCGCATGGCGGATCTTGGCTTTTTATGGTTCAATCCCGGTAATTGTAGCCCCTGAAGAGAAATCACGATGACCACGCCTGAAAATCCCGCCACCAACGCCACCAACGCCGCCAATCCCGTCAACGCCGTCAATCGCGGCCTGCCTGCCGGGAAGATGCCGGAACTGCGCATGATGCCAGCGCCTTCCGACGCCAATGTGTACGGCGACGTCTTCGGCGGCTGGATCATGGCGCAGGTCGACATCGCCGGTTCGCTGCCGGCCACGCGCCGCGCCAATGGCCGGGTAGCCACCATCGCGGTCAACTCCTTCGTGTTCAAGAATCCGGTATTCGTAGGCGACCTGCTGTCGTTCTATGCTGATATTGTCAAGGTTGGCAATACGTCCATCACCGTGCAGGTCGAGGTGTACGCGGAGCGCAACCGCCTGCAGGCCGACACCGTGAAAGTGACGGAAGCAACGCTGACCTACGTCGCCACCGATTCCGACCGCAAGCCGCGCAAGGTGCCGTCGATCGAAACCTTGATCCAGTCCTGAGCCCCGGCGGCGCATGGACCTGGACCGCCGCATCTTCCTCGCCACCACCGGCCGCCTGACCACACTCGGCGCGGCCGCCGCGCTGACCAGCGCCAGCACCGCAGCCCTTGCGCAGAACCGCGTCGCCGCGCGCGAAGGCGGCAACGCTTATCCTTTCAGCCTGGGCGTCGCCAGCGGCTCGCCGCTGCCGGACGCCGTCATCATCTGGACCCGTATCCTGTTCGACCCGCTCAACGCCGCTGCCATGCCGGCGCTGGCCTTCAGCGTGCGCTGGGAAATGGCGGAGGACGAACAGTTCCGCCGCATCGTCGCCAAGGGCACGGCCAGCGCCGCGCCCGAGCTGGCGCACAGCGTACACGTCGACGTCACCGGCTTGCAGGCGGAGCGCTGGTACTGCTACCGCTTCATGCTGGGCGACGCCGTCAGCCCGATCGGCCGCACGCGCACCGCGCCGGCCGCCGCAGTCATGCCCAAAGCGCTGAAGCTGGCCGTCGCCTCCTGTCAGCATTGGGAATTCGGCAGCTACGCCGCGCACCGCCACATCGCCGCCGCAGCGCCCGACCTGGTGGCCTTCCTGGGCGATTACATCTACGAGTGGGGGCCATACCAGCTGCAACACCCGAAAACGGCTGTACGGGTCTCTGAGAGCTTCAGGCTGGCCGACTACCGCGCCCGCTACGCCCAGTACAAAACCGACCGCGACCTGCAGGCCGCGCACCAGGCCGCGCCGTGGATCGTCACCTGGGACGACCACGAAGTCGCCAACGACTACGGCAACGAACGCGACGAGCGCCTCGATCCGCGCTTCCTGCAGCGCCGGGCCGCCGCCTACCAGGCCTTCTACGAGCACATGCCGCTGCGGGCGGCACCGGCCGGCCGCGACTTCGCCCACCTGCGCATCTACCAGCGCTACGACTGGGGCCGGCTGGCGCGCTTCCACGTGCTGGACGACCGCCAGTACCGCGCCAACCTGGCCTGCCCGCCGGCGGGACGCGGCGGCTCCAGCTCGGTCCTCAAGCGCGCCTGCCCGACGCTGATGGAAGCCGGCCGCAGCATGCTCGGCCAGCAGCAGGAACAATGGCTGGCGCAGGGGCTGAGCAGCTCGACCGCGCGCTGGAACATCCTGGCCCAGCAAACACTGATGGCGCAGAACAGCCAAGTGCCGATCAACAAGGAAGGCGACGGCCGCTTCTGGACCGATGGCTGGGATGGCTACCCGCTGGCGCGCCAGCGCCTGCTTGACACCCTGCACGCCAGCCGCGCCGCCAATCCGCTGGTGCTCTCCGGCGACGTGCACAGCTTCTTTGCCTGCGAACTGACACGCAACCCGGCGCGTCCCCGTGCGGCGGGCAACCCGGTGCTGGCGACCGAATTCTGCGGCACCTCGGTCACCTCGCCGTCGCGCCCGCAAGCACGTACCGAGCAGTACGTATCGATGAATCACGGCATCAAATATGGCCGCAGCGACAAGCGTGGTTACATGCTGCTGACCATCACGCCGGACACGGCGAGCGTCGATTTTCTTGCCCTGGACAATGTCCACGACAACGCCAGCGCCATCGAGCGCGCGGCCCGCTTCGTGGTGCGCAACGGCCGGCCGGGCCCGGATCGCGCTTGAAACGCGGCGGCCAGGTCCATGCGACTATCATTCAGGGAATTTAGGCGGCGGCTTTTTCGTCGCGCAGTTGGCGGCGCAGGATTTTGCCGACGTTGGTCTTCGGCAGTTCGTCGCGGAATTCGATGTACTTCGGCTTCTTGTACGCGGTCAGCTCATGCTTGCAGAAGTCCAGCAGCTGCTCGGCGGTCAGGTTCGGATCCTTGCGCACCACGAACAGCTTCACCGCTTCGCCGGAGTTCTTGTCCGGCACGCCGATGCACGCCACTTCCAGCACGCCCGGATGCGCCGCCACCACGCCCTCCACTTCGTTCGGATAGACGTTGAAGCCGGACACGATGATCATGTCCTTCTTGCGGTCGACGATACGGGTATAACCCTGCTGGTCCATGATGCCGACGTCACCGGTCTTGAAGAAGCCGTCGGCCGTCATCGACTTGGCGGTTTCGTCCGGCCGGTTCCAGTAACCGGCCATCACCTGCGGGCCGCGAATCGCGATCTCGCCGGTCGAGCCGATCGGCAATGGGTTGCCGTCGTCGTCCAGGATCGCCACTTCGGTCGATGGAATCGGCAGGCCGATGGTGCCGGTGAATTCCTTGATGTCCAGACGGTTCACGGTGGCCACCGGCGACGTCTCGGACAGGCCGTAGCCTTCGATGATCGGCGTGCCGGTCAGCTTCAGCCAACGCTCGGCCACGCTCTTCTGCACCGCCATGCCGCCGCCGTTGCACAACTTGTAGGACGCGAAGTCCAGCTTGGCGAATTCGGCATTGTTGAGCAGCGCGTTGTACAGCGTGTTCACCGCCGGCAGCACGGTAACCTTGTACTTGGCCAGCTCCTTGACGAAGCCGGGAATGTCGCGCGGGTTCGGAATCAGCAGGCTCAGGCCGCCGGTGCGCATGCTCATCAGCGCGCTGATGGTCAGCGAGTAGATGTGGTACAGCGGCAGCGCGGCGACAAACACCATCTGCTCGCCCTCACCCTTCATCTGCAGCCAGGCTTCATTCTGCAGCACGTTGGAGATGACGTTACGGTGCAGCAGGATGGCGCCTTTCGAAACGCCGGTGGTGCCGCCCGTGTATTGCAGAAAGGCGATATCGTCATGGCCCAGCTTGGCCGGCTGCAAGGTCATGCCGTTGCCCTCGGACAGCACTTGCTTGAACGTCACTGCGCCCGGCAGCGAATACGCCGGCACCATCTTCTTGACCTTGCGCACCACCAGGTTGACGATCATGCCTTTCAGGCCGCCCAGCAGGTCGCCCATCGAAGCGACGATCACATGCTTGACCGGCGTCTGCGCCAGCACCTGCTGCACCGTGGTGGCGAAGTTTTCCAGCACCACGATGGCTTCGGCACCCGAGTCCACCAGTTGGTGCTGCAGTTCACGCGGGGTGTACAGCGGATTGACGTTGACCACCGTGTAGCCGGCGCGCAGCACGGCGGCCATGGCCACCGGATACTGCAGCACGTTCGGCATCATGAGGGCGACGCGCGCGCCCGGCTTCAGGCCTTTGCCCTGCAACCAGGCCCCCATCTTTTGCGACAGTTGATCCAGCTCGCCGTAGGTCATGGACTTGTCCATGCACACGAAGGCCTTGCGGTCGGCGTATTTGCGGAAAGCCTCTTCCAGCAAATGCGTGACCGAACGGTATTGGGTGTTATCAATCTCCGCAGGGACGCCTTCGGGGTACGACTTGAGCCAGATCTTATCCATCTTTATGCTGCCTTTTTCTTATCGCCGGTAGGTTCGTCGCGCAGCATGCGGCGCAGAATTTTTCCGACATTGGTTTTTGGTAGTTCCTCGCGGAACTCAATATATTTCGGCTTTTTATAGCCGGTAAATTGTTCCTTGCAGTAAGCCATCAGGGCTTCCTGCGTCAGGTTCGGGTCCTTGCGCACCACGAACACCTTGACCGCCTCGCCCGAGTGCTCGTCCGGCACGCCGATGGCCGCGCATTCCAGCACGCCCGGATGCGCGGCGATCACGCCTTCCAGTTCGTTCGGATAAACGTTGAAGCCCGACACCAGGATCATGTCCTTCTTGCGGTCGACGATCTTGACGAAGCCGTTGGCATCCATCACGCCGACGTCGCCCGACTTGAAGAAGCCGTCGGGCGTCATGACCTTGGCCGTTTCGTCCGGGCGGTTCCAGTAGCCGGCCATCACCTGCGGACCGCGAATCGCGATCTCGCCCGGCAGGCCCAGCGCCACCTCGTTGCCGTCGTCATCCAGGATGGCGATATCGGTCGACGGCACCGGCAGGCCGATGGTGCCGGTAAATTCCTTGTTATCGGCGCGGTTGCAGGTGGCCACCGGCGAAGTCTCGGACAAGCCGTAACCCTCGATGATGGACACGCCCGTCACCTTCAGCCAACGGTCGTTGACGGCCTGCTGCACCGCCATGCCGCCGCCATTACAAATCTTCAGGGCCGAGAAGTCCAGATGCGCAAACTCCGCGTGATTCAGCAGCGCGTTGTACAAGGTATTCACCGCCGGCAGCATATTGAACTTGTACTTCGCCAGTTCCTTGATAAAGCCGCCGATGTCGCGCGGATTCGGGATCAGGATGTTCAGCGCACCGACGCGCGTGCCCCACATCGCGCAGGCCGTCAGCGCGAAGATATGGTACAGCGGCAGCGCGCAGACAATCGTCACCTGCTCGGTCGACGCACCCAGCGCAGGCTTGGACCACAGTTCCGTCTGCAGCAGGTTGGCCACGATGTTCTTGTGGCTCAGCGTCGCACCTTTCGAGACGCCGGTGGTGCCGCCCGTGTACTGCAGGAAGGCCGGATCGCTGTCCTTCAATTCGACCGGCGTCAGCTTCATGCCGCCGCCCTGCGATAGCGCATCCTTGAAGCGCACCGCGTTGGGCAGCGAGAACGCCGGCACCATCTTCTTCACGCTGCGCACCACGAAATTCACCAGCATGCCCTTCAGGCCGCCGAGCATCTCGCCCATGCTGGCTACCACGATATGCTTGATCTGGGTCTTGCCCAGCACCTGCTCCAGGGTGGTGGCGAAGTTTTCCAGGATGATGATCGCCTCGCTGCCCGAATCATTCAGCTGGTGTTCCAGCTCGCGCGGGGTGTACAGCGGATTGACGTTGACCACCGTGTAGCCGGCGCGCAGGATGGCTGCGATCGCGATCGGATACTGCAATACGTTCGGCATCATGATCGCCACCCGCGCGCCAGGCTTCAGCCCACGGCTTTGCAGCCAGGCGCCGAGACGCTTGGAATAGGCGTCCACTTCGGCATAGGTGAGGAATTTGTCCATGCAAACATACGCATTGCGGGCCGCGTACTTCTGGAACGATTCTTCCATCAATTGAACCAGCGAGCGGTACTGCGTCGTATCGACCTCGGTCGGCATACCCGGTGGGTATGATTTCAACCAGATTTTTTCCATCCTGTGCCTCTTGTCTCGAATATTATCGTTGTCAGGCCGGCGCACAGTGCCGGGGCAGGGCGTACATTCGTCTATGCGAACTGGTAGAGCCTACTGATCATGCGATGCTATCGGGCAGCACGCTCGTACGCAAGCGCATTTAAGCACAATTAGAACACCGCTTCTAACAGCTTTTTATGATGCAACGCAGCATCAATGCGTGCCTTCGGCGGATGGGAGCGCTCCCTTGGCGGTTTCCGCATTGAGCATCGGAGGGCGGCCCAAGACATCCAACTGCTGTCGGCGTTGAACTAGATCAAGAGTAGCTATTTTTTGCACTGCACCATAAAAACGCACGAACGTTCGCTCTTGCTTGAGCAAGGCGCGGAAGGCCGGCAAATAATCGTGGTAAGTTCCCACAGCGCTGAGGTGAGCGTTGGTCAAGGGCTCGGCAAACCAGCGGTCGTATCCGGCATAACCGCCCCAGCTTTCCTTCAGCTTGGCGTAGTCGGATTTGAGGTGGGCGAAGATGCGCGCTTTCTCGGCGCGCTTGTGGCGGGTGCTGGTTTTGCCGGCGTACAGGTCGGCCAGCATCGTGCGGTGCCGCACCAGGAGGGCCAGGAAATCCTGCCGGCGAGCGTTGTAACGCGTGTACGCTTCGCGCATCGGATCGGTGCCGTACAGCTCCAGCCAGCGCGCCACGCCGGCCTCCTCGACCGCCGTGGCGAAGCCTTCGTTGAACTGGGTATCGCCCTGCACATACGCCACCTGGTGCGCCAGTTCGTGGAACACCATGCGCGCCAGCTCGGCGTCGGAATAATTGATGAAGGTCGACAGCAGCGGATCGCTGAACCAGCCCAGCGTGGAATACGCCGGCACGCCGCCCACCTGCACGTCGTTGCGCTCCTGCTTCAGCTCCTCGGCGTAGGCCACGGCGTCTTCCTTGCTGTAGTAGCCGCGATAGCTGACGCAACCGGCGATCGGGAAGCACCACTGGATCGGGCGCAACGACAGCTCCGGCGTGGCCACCACATTCCACAGCACAAAGGGGCGCGACAGGGCGGCATAGTTTTTATAGCTGGCGTTGTCCGGCAGGCCCAGCTCCTTGACCGCGAACTTGCGGATCAACATGGCCTTTTCCAGGCGGGCCTTGAGCTGGGGATCGGTGCTCGGGTCACCGAGCCAGTCGTCGATCGGACGGGCGTCCGACCACAGCGCATACTGGCCTTGCGCGGCCTGCATGTAGTACTTGAATTGCGCGCAGCCGGCCAGCATCGCAACGGCGCATGCCGGCACCAGCCAGTATCTGGCGCGGAGCATTCGGCGTGCAATTTTGCGCATACATCACCTCAAACGGCGACTCTCTCGACCTGTACCAGTGTATCGTAAAAAGTCGGCGCGCGGCCCATATCCGTCAGCTGTTGGCTGGTCACCTGATTGGCGTTCTTGCCATCCGTGGCGAGCTTTTTCCACCACACTGACAAACCGACAACCAGGCCCGCGCGCGCCTTGTCGGTCACGCGCGCCTTGGCCACAAAGGAGCCGCGGTCGTTGAAGATGCGCACCATGTCGCCGTCGGCGATGCCGCGCGCGGCGCTGTCGTTCGGATGGATGTCCAGGTGCGGCTCGCCCTCGGCCGACCGCAGGCTCTTGACGTTGACGAAGGTGGAGTTGAGGAAGTTGCGCGCCGGCGGCGAGATCATCGCCAGCGGATAGCGCGCCGCCAGATCGGGATTGCTGGCCACCGATTCATACGGCGGCAGGTACGACGGCAGCGGATCGAGGCCGTCGGCCGCCATGCGCGCGGAATAGAATTCGCACTTGCCGGACGGCGTCGGGAAGCCGCCTTGCGCGAACGGCGCATCCGGCATGTTCAGGCGCTGCCAGCCCTTCTGCTTCAAGGCATCCCAGTCGAAGCCGATGGCGCGCGCGTCCTGTGCGTGGAAGGCCTGCGCCGCCAGCTGGTCGTCGCTGTCCTTGAAGCAGTCGTCCTCGAAGCCCATGGCGGCGGCCAGCAGGCGGAAGATCTCGGTGTTGGCCTTGGCTTCGCCCATGGGCGCGACGGCGGCGTTGTTCGCCATCATGTACAAGTGGCCGTAGGAGGTGTGGGCGTCGATGTGCTCCAGCTGCGTGGTGGCCGGCAGCACGATGTCGGCATAATCGGCGGTGTCGGTCTGGAAGTGTTCCAGCACCACGGTGAACAAGTCCTCGCGCATGAAACCGCGCATCACCTTGTCCGAATCGGGCGCGATCGCCACCGGGTTGGAGTTGTAGACGATCAGCGCCTCCACCGCCGGCCCGAATGCCGGCGACGCAGGCCGCAGCAGGTCGTCGCCGATGGTGGTCATGTTGATGGTGCGCGGTTCCTTCTTGAGCAGGTCGGTGCGCTGCAGCCACGGCTTGTTGGTCGGGAAGGAGCCGCTGGAGGACAGCTGCACGCCGCCGGCCGCGTGGCGCCAGGCGCCCACCAGGGCCGGCAGGCAGGCGATATTCCGCACCGCCATGCCACCGCCGCGCACGCGCTGCACGCCGTAGTTGGTGCGGATCGCCACCGGCTCGCCGGCCTTGGCCATGCCGCCGTACAGGCGCGCCAGTTCCACCACCTCATCGACGGTGATGCCGCAGGTTGCGGCGGTGCGTTCGGGCGTCCATTCGGCCGCGCGCTGTTTCAGTTCGGCGAAGCCCAGCGTGTAGTTGGCGATGTAGTCATGATCGAGCAGGTCTTCCTTGATCAGGATGTGCATCAGGCCCAGCGCCAGTGCGGCATCGGTGCCGGGCAGCAGGGCGATGTGTTGATGGCACTTCTCCGCCGTCAGCGAGCGATAGGGATCGATGGCGATCAGCTTCGCGCCGTTGCGCTTGGCCTCCTGCGCGCGCATCCAGAAATGCAGGTTGGAGGCGATCGGATTGCCGCCCCAGATGATCAGCAACTTGGCGTTCTGGAACTGCTCCATGTCGGTGCCGATGGTGGCGCCGATGGTGTAGGTGTAGCCGGTAAACCCGGCGGTGGCACAAATGGTGCGGTCCAGCAGCGAGGCGCCGAGCTTGTTGAAGAAGCGCGACGACATCGACTCGCCCTGAATCAGCCCCATGGTGCCGCAATAGCTGTAAGGCACAATGGCTTCCGGCGCGCGCGCAGCTATTGGTTTGAGCTTTGCTGCGATGGTGGCCAGCGCCTCCTCCCAGCTGATGCGCTCAAATTTGCCCTCGCCCTTTTTGCCGACGCGGCGCAGCGGGTGCAGCAGGCGATCCTCGTGATAGGTGCGCTCGGTATAGCGGGAGACCTTGGTGCATAGCACGCCGGCGGTGGTCGGATGGTCGGGGTCGCCCTTGACGGCAGTGGCCACGCCATCTTCCACCGTCACCAGCAGGGCGCAGGTATCGGGGCAATCGAGCGGGCAGACCGCGCGGACTTGTGTGCTTGTCATGTCTGAAAATCCAAAAAGCTGATGCCTAAAGGCAGTATCGTAAACCATTGTCGGCGCTCTGGCTTAACTCGGCGGACAAGGGCTACAATGACTGTTCTCGATGCTTAAAAAGCAAGCGAACCCAATAGTGGAGAAGTAGCATGAAACTGGTAGATCCCATCATTGCATTTCAATCCGAACTGCAGCAGATCCGGCGCGACCTGCACGCCCATCCCGAACTCTGCTATGAAGAACAGCGCACCGCCGACGTGGTGGCCGCCAAGCTGACCGAATGGGGCATCCCCGTCATTCGCGGCCTGGGCCTGACCGGCGTGGTCGGCATCATCCGCAACGGCGACTCGGGGCGCTCGATCGGCCTGCGCGCCGACATGGACGCCCTGCCCATGCAGGAAGTCAACACCTTCCCGCACGCCTCGGTCCATCCCGGCAAGATGCACGCCTGCGGCCACGACGGCCACACCGCCATGCTGCTGGGCGCGGCCAAGCACCTGGCTGAGCACCGCGATTTCGACGGCACTGTTTATCTCGTTTTCCAGCCGGCCGAAGAAGGCGGCGCCGGCGCCAAGCGCATGATCGAGGACGGCCTGTTCGAGCAATGCCCGATGGACGCCATCTACGGCATGCACAACTGGCCCGGCATCCCGTTCGGCCACATGAGCGTGACCGAAGGCCCGCTGATGGCCTCCAGCAACGAGTTCTACCTCACCGTCAAAGGCAAGGGCGGCCACGCGGCCCAGCCGCACAAATGCATCGACCCGGTCATGATCGGCGTGCAGATCGCGCAAAGCTGGCAAACCATCATCAGCCGACGCACCAGCCCGCTCGACACGGCCGTGCTGTCGCTGACGCAGTTCCACGCCGGCACCGCCACCAACGTCATCCCGGACGAGGCCAAGCTGGCCGGCACGGTGCGCACACTGTCGTGGCAGGTGCTGGACATGATAGAAAAACAAATGGAGGAAGTGGCGCTCAACACGGCCGCCGCCTTCGGCGCGGAAGCCGAATTCAAGTTCCGCCGCAACTACCCGCCACTGGTCAACCATCCGGAATCGACCCGCTTTGCGGTCGAGGTCATGAAGGCCGTGGTCGGCGCCGACAAGGTGGACGCCAAGGTCGAACCATCGATGGCGGCGGAAGACTTCGCTTACTTCCTGCAGGCCAAGCCGGGCTGCTACATCTTCATCGGCAACGGCGAGGGCGAGCACCGCGAAGGCGGGCACGGCCTCGGTCCCTGCGTGCTGCACAACGGCAGCTACGACTTCAACGACCAGCTGCTGCCGGTCGGCGCCAGCTTCTGGGTCAAGCTGGTGGAAGCGAGCTTGCCGTTAGCCTAACTGGTCGGGGGCGTCGCCCACGCGTTGCCCCGGATTCAGCTGTTCAAGGCCGAGCAAGGCCGCAGAGTGGTCGGCCTGCGGGATGGTTCTGGACAGCGTCATATAGCGCGCCGTCACCAGCTCCGTCAGCGGCAGCACCACGCCGGCCGCTTCCGCCGCCGCCAGGATGTTGCGCTGGTCCTTGAGCTGCGTGCTGACCTTGCCGCCGGCGATAAAATTACGCTCCAGCATGCGCTGGCCGTGCACCTCCAGGATTTTCGACTCGGCGAAGCCGCCGCGTATGGCCGCGCGCATGGCCGCCGGATCGGCGCCGGCCGCCTGCGCCAGCAACATGGCTTCCGCAACAATATTGATGGTTGCACCAACGATCAGTTGATTGCACAGCTTGGCCACCTGTCCGCTGCCGGCAGGCCCGACCAGGGTGGCGCGGCCCATGGCGGCCAGCACCGGTTCGGCCTCGGCAAAATCCTCGGCACTGCCGCCGGCCATGATGGCCAGCGTGCCCGCCGCCGCGCCGCCCACGCCGCCGGACACCGGGGCATCGATAAAGCGTCGCCCTGCCCCCGTCAGCGCGGCATGGAAAGCCTGCGCCTCGGCCTGCTGGGTGGAACTCATATCGATCCACAAGGCGTCGGGCGCCAGCGCCGGCAGCGCCGCCTGCAACACCTGCGTCACCGTGGGGCCGGCTTCAAGCATGGAAATCACGATCCGGGCGCCGCGCACCGCCTGGCCCAGGTCTTCTACGGCCTGCGCACCGGCCCCGGCCAGCGCCTGCGCCTTGGCGTGCGTGCGGTTCCATGTAGTGACTTGATGGCCGGCCCCGAGCAGACGCCGCACCATCGGCTCCCCCATCAAGCCTATGCCGAGAAAAGCAATTTGAGCGGACACTACGCCTCCTGAATTATTTCCAGAACCCCGGTACAATCACCGGCTAGCCGTATAACACATCTGAGATACAGCACTCCCTACATTGCAAGGATACTATGTTCAACAAAAAAATGATCGCGGCAGCCGCCGCGCTGGTGGCGGCCCAAACCGCCTTTGCCGATGACAAGCTGATCGACTCCGTGTCGGTGGAAGTGGCAGCGGGCGAAAACGTTCAGATGGTGCGCTTCAACGCCGCCAAGGACTGGGACAAGCGCTGGTTCCAATCGAACGGCACGCACCTGAGCGGCTACTGGGAACTGAGCACCGGCGTCTGGCGCGAAAACCGCTACAAGAACCAGGTCGGCGTGGAACAGAAGCTGTGGGATATCGGCTTCACGCCGGTGTTCCGCTTCCAGAACGACAACAAGAAGGGCATGTACTACGAAGGCGGCATCGGCGTACACATGCTGTCCAAGCTGTACAACAACAGCGACAACCGCCTGGGCACCCACTTCCAGTTCGGCGACCACATCGCCACCGGTTACGTGTTCGACAACAACTGGGAACTGGGCCTGAAGCTGCAGCACTTCTCGAACGGCGGCTACAAAAAGCCGAACTCGGGCGTGAACTACGTCGAGCTCAAAGCAGCCTACCACTTCTAAACATTCGATTCCGCCACGATCTTCCAGTGCTTGCCTTCCTTGGCCCAGTACTGTTTCTTGCGCACGGCGTGGCGGAATTTACCAATCACAATCTGTTGCGTGAAGTTGCTGACGATGACTTCTTCCTGGCTCGGCTGGCGGAAGTAGCTCGGATCGCTGACCTTCACGCTGATCTTCTTCGCCCCCGGCAGATAGCGGTTCTTGTCCAGCCAGGCATTGATATCCTCGTCCGCCGAAGACTTGAAGCGCGCCGAATACAGCGCCTTCAGGCTGGCGTCATCGCGGTTCTCGACATCGCGCCGCCACGTCTCCACCAGCGACGCCGCCTGCTGTAAATCCTTGTCCAGCTGTTCTTTGCTGACGAACTCCACCTGGTCGCCGATCAGAATCGGCGTGGTGCCGATCGCTACCGTGCGGGTCAGGAAATTCAGGTCGTCGTTGCTGACCACCACGCAACCGTCGGTCGACAGCGGCGGCCTGCTGAAGGTCTCCGGCGGCGTGCCGTGCACCCAGATGCCGGAGCCGCTACGGCCGTGTATCTTGTCCCAGTCATTCGGGTAGTCGAGCGGCATCGCGCCTTTGCCATACATATCAGGCAATTTCACGCCAGGCAGGCGGCCGATCAGGTAGTACACGCCCACCGGCGTG is a genomic window containing:
- a CDS encoding ABC transporter ATP-binding protein/permease, with the protein product MRRYADSPPAPASPAASNAAPPRSDAATLKTLIPYLWVYKWRVALALCCLVGAKLANVGVPVVMKKLIDSLTISPSHPQALLVLPLGALVAYGILRVSTTLFTELREFLFARVTQRAVRTIALQVFRHLHALSLRFHLNRQTGGMTRDIERGTRAVGSLISYTLFNILPTLVEITLVLGYLVTHYDIWFTVITAVALVSYISFTIIITNWRTHFRRTMNELDSKANTKAIDSLINYETVKYFGNEEYEAKRYDEGLQRYESAAVKSQTSLSLLNTGQSMIIAVAVTLILWRATVGVIDGKMTLGDLVLVNAFMIQLYIPLNFLGVIYREIKQSLADMEKLFSLLDQNREIADAKDAQPLVTHGAQVRFNHVDFSYDPKRQILFDVDFTIAPGTTTAVVGHSGSGKSTLSRLLFRFYEVNAGGITIDGQDLRSLTQDSVRHAIGIVPQDTVLFNDSIEYNIAYGKPGATHDEIVAVARAASIHDFIETLPDGYQTMVGERGLKLSGGEKQRVAIARTLLKNPAILIFDEATSALDSKAEQAIQAQLKEISRTRTTMVIAHRLSTVADAQQILVLDHGRIVERGTHQSLLAADGLYAQMWERQQAKADEEDIVNIV
- a CDS encoding acyl-CoA thioesterase; protein product: MPELRMMPAPSDANVYGDVFGGWIMAQVDIAGSLPATRRANGRVATIAVNSFVFKNPVFVGDLLSFYADIVKVGNTSITVQVEVYAERNRLQADTVKVTEATLTYVATDSDRKPRKVPSIETLIQS
- a CDS encoding alkaline phosphatase D family protein — translated: MDLDRRIFLATTGRLTTLGAAAALTSASTAALAQNRVAAREGGNAYPFSLGVASGSPLPDAVIIWTRILFDPLNAAAMPALAFSVRWEMAEDEQFRRIVAKGTASAAPELAHSVHVDVTGLQAERWYCYRFMLGDAVSPIGRTRTAPAAAVMPKALKLAVASCQHWEFGSYAAHRHIAAAAPDLVAFLGDYIYEWGPYQLQHPKTAVRVSESFRLADYRARYAQYKTDRDLQAAHQAAPWIVTWDDHEVANDYGNERDERLDPRFLQRRAAAYQAFYEHMPLRAAPAGRDFAHLRIYQRYDWGRLARFHVLDDRQYRANLACPPAGRGGSSSVLKRACPTLMEAGRSMLGQQQEQWLAQGLSSSTARWNILAQQTLMAQNSQVPINKEGDGRFWTDGWDGYPLARQRLLDTLHASRAANPLVLSGDVHSFFACELTRNPARPRAAGNPVLATEFCGTSVTSPSRPQARTEQYVSMNHGIKYGRSDKRGYMLLTITPDTASVDFLALDNVHDNASAIERAARFVVRNGRPGPDRA
- a CDS encoding long-chain fatty acid--CoA ligase, which gives rise to MDKIWLKSYPEGVPAEIDNTQYRSVTHLLEEAFRKYADRKAFVCMDKSMTYGELDQLSQKMGAWLQGKGLKPGARVALMMPNVLQYPVAMAAVLRAGYTVVNVNPLYTPRELQHQLVDSGAEAIVVLENFATTVQQVLAQTPVKHVIVASMGDLLGGLKGMIVNLVVRKVKKMVPAYSLPGAVTFKQVLSEGNGMTLQPAKLGHDDIAFLQYTGGTTGVSKGAILLHRNVISNVLQNEAWLQMKGEGEQMVFVAALPLYHIYSLTISALMSMRTGGLSLLIPNPRDIPGFVKELAKYKVTVLPAVNTLYNALLNNAEFAKLDFASYKLCNGGGMAVQKSVAERWLKLTGTPIIEGYGLSETSPVATVNRLDIKEFTGTIGLPIPSTEVAILDDDGNPLPIGSTGEIAIRGPQVMAGYWNRPDETAKSMTADGFFKTGDVGIMDQQGYTRIVDRKKDMIIVSGFNVYPNEVEGVVAAHPGVLEVACIGVPDKNSGEAVKLFVVRKDPNLTAEQLLDFCKHELTAYKKPKYIEFRDELPKTNVGKILRRQLRDEKAAA